The following are from one region of the Sandaracinus amylolyticus genome:
- a CDS encoding transposase: MSITTGPLSSAARKRLRSEPRGSMAMCRLLCCRDYCLRSRARRARLQEQRAGEVARRARSRDVRDALTDRASISAGGGRHVVARHPADPRCGFPRIPSLEHRHTSCAPRIRMTQPRLLEPGAIYLVTRRTLRRHHLFAPDPRIDRIFRYVLAIAAQRTGVRVHAAVLMSTHEHLVVSDPDGRLPVFLHYLHRHVALATKAVRRWEGAVWDHESTSIVELRTPHAVVEKIAYAIANPVAAALVPRAKDWPGVTTRPREIGTATWRIARPPEYFAANDEKWPPHVELRLEMPRAARDLHLQDDDFRELVATEVASLESAARANVRADQRTFVGADRCAKLSPFRRARSWEPIRDTNPTFAVGRANDDARRESAARVRAFRTAYRQAFESWHRGLREAPFPAGTWLMRERYAAPIAA; encoded by the coding sequence TTGAGCATCACGACGGGGCCACTCTCGTCCGCGGCGAGGAAGCGCTTGAGATCGGAGCCGCGGGGATCGATGGCCATGTGTCGTCTCCTGTGCTGTCGAGACTACTGCCTGCGATCTCGCGCACGAAGGGCGCGGCTTCAGGAGCAGCGCGCCGGTGAGGTCGCGCGGCGCGCGAGATCGAGAGACGTCCGCGACGCGCTGACCGACCGCGCATCGATCAGCGCGGGTGGCGGCCGCCACGTCGTCGCCCGCCATCCCGCCGACCCACGTTGCGGTTTTCCGCGCATTCCATCCCTCGAGCACCGGCACACGTCGTGCGCACCCCGCATCCGCATGACCCAACCCCGCCTGCTCGAGCCCGGCGCCATCTACCTCGTCACGCGCCGCACGTTGCGTCGCCATCACCTCTTCGCGCCCGATCCGCGCATCGATCGCATCTTCCGCTACGTGCTCGCGATCGCCGCGCAGCGCACCGGAGTTCGCGTGCACGCCGCCGTCCTCATGAGCACGCACGAGCACCTCGTCGTCTCCGACCCCGACGGTCGCCTCCCCGTCTTCCTCCACTATCTGCACCGCCACGTCGCGCTCGCGACGAAGGCCGTGCGCCGCTGGGAAGGCGCCGTCTGGGATCACGAATCGACGAGCATCGTCGAGCTGCGCACTCCGCACGCAGTCGTCGAGAAGATCGCATACGCGATCGCGAACCCGGTCGCCGCGGCCCTCGTCCCACGCGCGAAGGACTGGCCGGGCGTGACGACGCGCCCACGCGAGATCGGCACCGCGACTTGGCGCATCGCCCGACCCCCCGAGTACTTCGCCGCCAACGACGAGAAGTGGCCTCCCCACGTCGAGCTCCGCCTCGAGATGCCGCGCGCCGCGCGCGATCTCCACCTGCAAGACGACGACTTCCGCGAGCTCGTCGCCACCGAAGTCGCGTCCCTCGAGTCCGCCGCACGCGCGAACGTCCGAGCCGACCAGCGCACCTTCGTCGGCGCCGATCGCTGCGCGAAGCTCTCGCCATTCCGGCGCGCCCGCTCCTGGGAGCCCATCCGCGACACGAACCCCACGTTCGCCGTCGGCCGCGCCAACGATGACGCGCGCCGCGAATCCGCCGCGCGCGTCCGAGCGTTCCGCACCGCGTACCGCCAAGCGTTCGAGTCGTGGCATCGAGGGCTGCGCGAAGCGCCCTTCCCTGCCGGGACCTGGCTCATGCGCGAGCGCTACGCCGCGCCGATCGCGGCCTGA
- a CDS encoding 1,4-dihydroxy-2-naphthoyl-CoA synthase, producing MVSAIFDASRWEPVPGFEFTDITYHRAKERGTVRIAFHRPEVRNAFRPHTVDELCTALEHARTSSDVGVVLLTGNGPSPKDGGWAFCSGGDQRVRGKDGYKYEGADAGKIDPARLGRLHILEAQRLIRFMPKVVIAVVPGWAVGGGHSLHVVCDMTLASEEHALFRQTDADVASFDGGFGSAYLARQVGQKRAREIFFVSKNYSAREAFEMGMVNAVVPHADLEKVALEWAADINTKSPTAIRMLKYAFNLIDDGLVGQQLFAGEATRLAYGTEEAQEGRDAFVQKRPRDFKKFPWHY from the coding sequence ATGGTCTCCGCGATCTTCGACGCCTCTCGCTGGGAGCCCGTCCCGGGCTTCGAGTTCACCGACATCACCTATCACCGCGCCAAAGAGCGCGGCACGGTGCGCATCGCGTTCCATCGCCCCGAGGTCCGCAACGCGTTCCGCCCACACACCGTCGACGAGCTCTGCACCGCGCTCGAGCACGCGCGCACCTCGAGCGACGTCGGCGTCGTCCTCCTGACCGGCAACGGCCCGTCGCCCAAGGACGGCGGCTGGGCCTTCTGCTCGGGCGGCGATCAGCGCGTCCGCGGCAAGGACGGCTACAAGTACGAGGGCGCCGACGCCGGCAAGATCGATCCCGCGCGCCTCGGTCGTCTCCACATCCTCGAAGCGCAGCGCCTGATCCGCTTCATGCCGAAGGTCGTCATCGCCGTCGTCCCGGGTTGGGCCGTCGGCGGTGGCCACTCTCTGCACGTCGTCTGCGACATGACGCTCGCGAGCGAGGAGCACGCGCTCTTCCGCCAGACCGACGCCGACGTCGCGAGCTTCGACGGCGGCTTCGGCTCCGCCTACCTCGCGCGGCAGGTCGGCCAGAAGCGCGCGAGAGAGATCTTCTTCGTCTCGAAGAACTACTCGGCGCGCGAGGCGTTCGAGATGGGCATGGTGAACGCTGTCGTGCCTCACGCCGACCTCGAGAAGGTCGCGCTCGAGTGGGCCGCCGACATCAACACCAAGAGCCCGACCGCGATCCGCATGTTGAAGTACGCCTTCAACCTCATCGACGACGGCCTCGTGGGTCAGCAGCTCTTCGCCGGCGAGGCGACGCGGCTCGCGTACGGGACCGAAGAGGCCCAGGAGGGTCGCGACGCGTTCGTCCAGAAACGCCCCCGCGACTTCAAGAAGTTCCCCTGGCACTACTGA
- a CDS encoding phytoene desaturase family protein, with protein MKADDEGERPWSKDIPAGPWDYIVIGSGMGGMTSAALLASLGRRVLVLEQHYVPGGFTHVFKRPGYHWDVGVHAVGEVTTHTATGRILRELTRGELEWAPLGGVYDRFHFPDDFTIEFPDSPGQFRENLLEAFPDQREAIDGYLHLVRAVAKEMKSYYLARLFGPNVGRVIDPVLARGAQRWLTKRTAAVLGELTTDPKLRAVLTSQWGYYGSTPSRSSFAIQALVAKHFMHGAYYPVGGAGRIARGLLATVERAGGWTAIRTDVEQILVENGRAVGVRLRDGREVRSKRVISAAGALSTVTRLLPPPYRDDAWAREVAELPPAPAHVCLYIGFEGNPREAGATAANEWFYETWDMEDDAWRVRESEAPSRASVLYCSFPSQKDPEHDPNELKHTGEVVTFVPWSSFEKWKDARWKKRGADYDAFKDRLSEQLLSQLTARMPGLTPKVKLAELGTPVSTDHFVRPVHGSIYGLEPTARRFHNRWLRPRAPIDGLFFSGSEVATVGVIGAMMGGVLAAVSAEPVDAVRWLRPIAM; from the coding sequence GTGAAGGCAGACGACGAAGGCGAGCGCCCGTGGAGCAAGGACATTCCCGCGGGGCCGTGGGATTACATCGTGATCGGCAGCGGCATGGGCGGGATGACGAGCGCCGCGCTGCTCGCCTCGCTCGGTCGTCGCGTGCTGGTGCTCGAGCAGCACTACGTGCCCGGCGGGTTCACCCACGTGTTCAAGCGTCCCGGTTACCACTGGGATGTCGGGGTGCACGCGGTCGGCGAGGTCACGACGCACACCGCGACCGGGCGCATCCTCCGCGAGCTCACGCGCGGTGAGCTCGAGTGGGCGCCGCTCGGCGGCGTCTACGATCGGTTCCACTTCCCGGACGACTTCACGATCGAGTTCCCGGACTCGCCTGGGCAGTTCCGCGAGAACCTGCTGGAGGCGTTTCCCGATCAGCGCGAGGCGATCGACGGGTACCTCCATCTCGTGCGCGCCGTCGCGAAGGAGATGAAGAGTTACTACCTCGCGCGGCTCTTCGGACCGAACGTCGGTCGGGTGATCGACCCCGTGCTCGCGCGCGGGGCCCAGCGCTGGCTCACCAAGCGCACCGCCGCCGTGCTCGGCGAGCTCACGACCGATCCCAAGCTGCGCGCAGTGCTGACGTCGCAGTGGGGCTACTACGGATCGACGCCGAGCCGCTCGTCGTTCGCGATCCAAGCGCTCGTCGCGAAGCACTTCATGCACGGCGCCTACTACCCGGTGGGGGGCGCGGGGCGCATCGCGCGCGGGCTGCTCGCGACGGTCGAGCGTGCCGGCGGATGGACGGCGATCCGCACCGACGTTGAGCAGATCCTCGTCGAGAACGGGCGCGCGGTCGGCGTGCGACTGCGCGACGGGCGCGAGGTGCGCAGCAAGCGCGTCATCAGCGCGGCGGGCGCGCTCTCGACGGTGACGCGCCTCCTGCCACCGCCCTACCGCGACGATGCGTGGGCGCGCGAGGTCGCCGAGCTTCCGCCCGCGCCCGCGCACGTGTGCCTGTACATCGGGTTCGAGGGCAATCCGCGCGAAGCGGGCGCGACCGCGGCGAACGAGTGGTTCTACGAAACGTGGGACATGGAGGACGACGCGTGGCGCGTGCGTGAGAGCGAAGCGCCGTCGCGCGCATCGGTGCTCTACTGCAGCTTCCCGTCACAGAAAGATCCCGAGCACGACCCGAACGAGCTCAAGCACACCGGCGAGGTCGTGACGTTCGTGCCGTGGTCGTCGTTCGAGAAATGGAAGGACGCACGCTGGAAGAAGCGCGGCGCGGACTACGACGCGTTCAAGGATCGGCTCTCTGAGCAGCTGCTCTCGCAGCTGACCGCGCGCATGCCCGGGCTCACGCCGAAGGTGAAGCTCGCCGAGCTCGGCACGCCGGTGAGCACCGACCACTTCGTGCGCCCGGTGCACGGATCGATCTACGGGCTCGAGCCCACGGCGCGGCGTTTCCACAACCGCTGGCTGCGCCCGCGCGCGCCCATCGACGGGCTCTTCTTCAGCGGCAGCGAGGTCGCGACGGTCGGCGTGATCGGCGCGATGATGGGCGGCGTGCTGGCCGCGGTGAGCGCGGAGCCGGTCGACGCGGTGCGCTGGCTGCGACCGATCGCGATGTGA
- a CDS encoding response regulator, with the protein MTNERAHTVLVVDDEIEILESLRRTLRGEPYRLLTTISPYEALESVRAGDVDVVISDIDMPEMSGIELIAEIRRVAPDVVRVLLTGDASLPSALSAINEGEVHRYLTKPWDKNELRAMLRQALERLDELRRIAEADRRSRERSEMLDELEREHPGIREVVRDDGAYAIDAERLWARIPAELSTLPGVVGRTMRDVDAADASDRMTKRAKR; encoded by the coding sequence ATGACGAACGAGCGCGCGCACACGGTGCTCGTCGTCGACGACGAGATCGAGATCCTCGAGAGCCTCCGTCGCACGCTGCGCGGTGAGCCCTATCGACTGCTGACGACGATCTCGCCGTACGAGGCGCTCGAGTCCGTGCGCGCGGGAGACGTCGACGTCGTGATCAGCGACATCGACATGCCGGAGATGAGCGGCATCGAGCTGATCGCGGAGATCCGGCGCGTCGCTCCCGACGTGGTGCGCGTGCTGCTCACCGGCGATGCGTCGTTGCCCTCGGCGCTCAGCGCGATCAACGAGGGCGAGGTCCATCGTTATCTCACGAAGCCGTGGGACAAGAACGAGCTGCGCGCGATGTTGCGCCAGGCGCTCGAGCGGCTCGACGAGCTGCGGCGCATCGCGGAGGCGGATCGTCGGTCGCGCGAGCGCTCGGAGATGCTCGACGAGCTCGAGCGCGAGCATCCGGGGATCCGCGAGGTCGTGCGCGACGACGGCGCGTACGCGATCGATGCGGAGCGACTCTGGGCGCGCATCCCGGCCGAGCTCTCGACGCTGCCTGGCGTCGTCGGGCGCACGATGCGCGACGTCGACGCGGCGGACGCGAGCGACCGAATGACCAAGAGAGCGAAGCGGTGA
- a CDS encoding ATP-binding protein — MSGEDSDRQLAGWLIEAFVRLAKADFSVRLPRDYTRDTEDTLAFFVNLIAEELDRLLKERERDHQRLEQGVQALSESFLRLAAGDFEARAARSLEGDPLDVLAYLFNNTAAEVGGAFAELERQRSVLAAILDSMIDGVLVLDASGGILRANPAIARLLGWQHGELVGRSLASLLAARESPLAVDPSGALAGERFRDRRVAFVTARGEVLTLTVNASAQREGSGALAGIVLVARDDRELQQAQAQLQLGDRLTTMGLVAAGVAHEINNPMAYVMGNLDYVAEELEGARARGDGAVTLAPEVVDELLQALRASLGGADRVRQIVRDLKAFARADEAPATNVELPKIIDSALSMIRNEVRHHARVVKEYGATPLVVASEARLAQVFLNLVQNAAHAIPLGAADRHAIRIVTGTDASGDAFVEVHDTGQGIAEEHLGRVFEPFFTTKPSGVGTGLGLSICRNIVGQLGGAISVTSRVGEGTTFRVTLPAARPSQLGRTRPVAATPPRVPRRRVLVVDDEPEIGETVRRMLGRDHDVEVVTSGAVALSRLDERGYDLVLCDVMMPEMTGMELHERLSQSHPEIARRIVFMSGGAFSPGGRDFLARVGNRSIEKPFDARVLRELVATS, encoded by the coding sequence GTGAGCGGAGAGGACTCGGATCGGCAGCTCGCAGGCTGGCTCATCGAGGCGTTCGTGCGCCTCGCGAAGGCGGACTTCTCGGTGCGACTGCCGCGCGACTACACGCGCGACACCGAGGACACGCTCGCGTTCTTCGTGAACCTGATCGCGGAAGAGCTCGATCGACTGCTCAAGGAGCGCGAGCGCGATCACCAGCGGCTCGAGCAGGGTGTGCAGGCGCTGAGCGAGTCGTTCCTGCGGCTCGCGGCGGGCGACTTCGAGGCGCGCGCGGCGCGCTCGCTCGAGGGTGATCCCCTCGACGTGCTCGCGTACCTCTTCAACAACACCGCGGCCGAGGTCGGCGGTGCGTTCGCGGAGCTGGAGCGGCAGCGCTCGGTGCTCGCCGCGATCCTCGACTCGATGATCGACGGCGTGCTGGTGCTCGATGCGAGCGGCGGGATCCTCCGCGCGAATCCGGCGATCGCGCGCTTGCTCGGGTGGCAGCACGGAGAGCTGGTCGGCCGGTCGCTCGCGTCGCTGCTCGCGGCGCGCGAGAGCCCGCTCGCGGTGGATCCCTCGGGCGCGCTGGCGGGGGAGCGATTTCGTGATCGGCGCGTCGCGTTCGTGACGGCGCGCGGCGAGGTGCTCACGCTGACGGTGAACGCTTCGGCGCAGCGCGAGGGGAGCGGTGCGCTCGCGGGCATCGTGCTCGTGGCGCGCGACGATCGCGAGCTGCAGCAGGCGCAGGCGCAGCTCCAGCTCGGCGATCGACTGACGACGATGGGGCTCGTCGCGGCAGGCGTCGCCCACGAGATCAACAACCCGATGGCGTACGTCATGGGGAACCTCGACTACGTCGCCGAGGAGCTCGAGGGAGCGCGCGCGCGTGGTGACGGTGCGGTCACGCTGGCGCCCGAGGTGGTCGACGAGCTGCTGCAGGCGCTGCGGGCGTCGCTCGGCGGCGCCGATCGTGTTCGACAGATCGTGCGCGACCTGAAGGCGTTCGCGCGGGCCGACGAGGCGCCGGCGACGAACGTGGAGCTGCCGAAGATCATCGACTCCGCGCTGAGCATGATCCGCAACGAGGTTCGACATCACGCGCGCGTGGTGAAGGAGTACGGCGCGACGCCGCTCGTCGTCGCGAGCGAGGCGCGGCTCGCGCAGGTGTTCCTCAACCTCGTTCAGAACGCGGCGCATGCCATTCCGCTGGGAGCGGCGGATCGACACGCGATCCGGATCGTGACCGGGACCGATGCGAGCGGGGACGCGTTCGTCGAGGTGCACGACACCGGGCAGGGCATCGCGGAAGAGCACCTCGGGCGCGTGTTCGAGCCGTTCTTCACGACGAAGCCGAGCGGTGTGGGGACGGGGCTCGGGCTCTCGATCTGTCGCAACATCGTTGGGCAGCTCGGGGGCGCGATCAGCGTGACGAGCCGGGTGGGCGAGGGGACGACGTTCCGGGTGACGCTGCCCGCGGCGCGTCCGAGCCAGCTCGGACGAACACGGCCGGTGGCCGCCACGCCGCCACGGGTGCCGCGCCGGCGCGTGCTCGTGGTGGACGACGAGCCGGAGATCGGAGAGACGGTGCGGCGGATGCTCGGTCGCGATCACGACGTCGAGGTCGTGACCAGTGGAGCGGTCGCGCTCTCGCGCCTGGACGAACGTGGGTACGACCTCGTGCTGTGCGACGTGATGATGCCCGAGATGACGGGGATGGAGCTGCACGAGCGGTTGTCGCAGTCGCATCCGGAGATCGCGCGACGGATCGTGTTCATGAGCGGTGGCGCGTTCAGCCCCGGTGGACGGGACTTCCTGGCGCGCGTGGGCAATCGGAGCATCGAGAAGCCGTTCGATGCGCGGGTGCTGCGCGAGCTCGTTGCGACGTCGTGA
- a CDS encoding DUF1330 domain-containing protein, with translation MAIDPRGSDLKRFLAADESGPVVMLNLLRFRPDGGRERYAEYVRAFTPFAQKYGAELVYVGDGGTALVAEPGQSWDVVLLVRYPDRAAFSKMVADPEYQKVTHLRSNALIEAVLQPTKEWPR, from the coding sequence ATGGCCATCGATCCCCGCGGCTCCGATCTCAAGCGCTTCCTCGCCGCGGACGAGAGTGGCCCCGTCGTGATGCTCAACCTCCTGCGATTCCGCCCCGACGGAGGTCGCGAGCGCTACGCGGAGTACGTGCGCGCGTTCACGCCGTTCGCGCAGAAGTACGGCGCCGAGCTCGTCTACGTCGGTGACGGCGGGACAGCGCTCGTCGCGGAGCCGGGGCAGTCGTGGGACGTCGTGCTGCTCGTGCGGTATCCGGACCGCGCGGCGTTCTCGAAGATGGTCGCGGACCCCGAGTACCAGAAGGTCACTCACCTACGTTCGAACGCGCTGATCGAAGCGGTGCTGCAGCCGACGAAGGAATGGCCGCGCTGA